TCGGATGGATACAGATGGCAGGCAAACATGAAATCCTGCCAGACCAGCAGACCCAACGCGTCGCACAGATCATAGAACCAGTCGGGCTCGTACCGTCCGCCACCCCAAACCCGGATCATGTTCATGTTGGCATCGACCGCCGATTGCAGCAGGTCGCGGCACATGTCGGGCGTGATGGCACCGCCCAAGGCATCCGCCGGTATCCAGTTCGCACCCCGCATGAAAGTTGGACGCCCGTTGACATGCAGCGCAAAACCGCTGCCTGTCGCATCTGGCGTTGTGACCAGCGCCACATGGCGCAGACCGATCTTGCGGGTGGCCTCTGCCCCGCCGGCGGTGACCTGCAGGCAATGCAGCGTCTGATCCCCCTGCCCCACGGGCCACCACATGTCCGGGTCTGCCACCGCAAGCGTGACCTGCGCGGTGCCATCCCGGATGGGGGCTTGGGCCGTCACACCGCATAGGGACACGGCAACGTCACTGCCATCCTCGACCCCCTCGGTTCGGACCGTCGCCGTCACCGTCACGGCACCCGGCGCGTGCGTTTGCGCCACGATGACATCCGCAATACGCGGCCCGTGCGGGTCCAGCCGGATGTCGCCGTAAAGACCAAAGGGCGCCAGGGCGATGTTCCAGTCCCAGCCAAAGTCGCATTCGGGTTTGCGCAGCATATTGCCATGCGGGATCGGGCAATTGTCCGTCTGAAAGGGCACCGGGACAGGCTGAGCGTCGGCCCGTGCCCTGGCAATGCGAGGGGCAGAGCGAAAATGCAGCGTGATGACGTTTTCGCCAGCCACCAGGGCGTCCGACACGTCGATCCGGTAGGTGCGGAACATGCTGTCGGCCTGCAACACGGTCGTTCCGTTCAGCGACACATCGACAACGGTGTCGAGCATCGACAGGACCAGCGTCATCTTGCGCCCGGTCGCACGGAATGTCCGGGTCAGCAGCCAATCCCGGTCCGCGATCCAGCGCAGGTCATATTCGTTGCGGCCCCAATACGGGTCAGGGATGACGCCGGCATCGCGCAGCGCGCTGATCCCGTCGCCGGGCAGCACCATCGGTGCCGTGAACTGCCCCGTCTCGTCCGAGAGGTGCCATTGGCCGCTCAGGTCCTGCATGCCGGCTCAGACCCTTTCCTCGGTCGTTTTGTCAAACAGCGACGCACGGGCCGGGTCAAACCCGATCAGGATGCTGTCCCCTGTGGACACTGCCGCCTGCCCGTCCATCCGGATGCGCACCGGCACCCCGGCCAGATCGGCCCAGGCCAACGTGTCGGACCCCATCGGTTCCACGATGTCGATGGTGACCTCGGCCGTGACCGGCAGATGGCGCGCGCCATCACCGGACACGATATGTTCCGGTCGGATGCCCAGCCACGCCGGACCATTCTGCGCGGCCCCCTGAAACGTGTACCCCTCCAGCGAAAAGCGCTGCGTGGCGGTGACAAACACGCCGTCTTCGACCGACCCTTCAAAGAAGTTGATCTCGGGGCTGCCGATGAACCCGGCCACATATTTGTTTGTGGGCCGGTTGTAGATTTCGGTCGGGGTATCCAGTTGCTGGATGATCCCGCCCTTCATGATGGCGATGCGGTCGGCCAGTGTCATCGCCTCGACCTGATCGTGGGTGACATAGATCATCGTGTTTTTCAGGTTGTGGTGCAGGCGCTTGATCTCGACCCGCAGGTCGGCGCGCAACTTGGCATCCAGGTTCGACAGGGGTTCGTCAAACAGGAACACGTCCACGTCGCGCACAAGGGCCCGGCCAATGGCGACCCGCTGGCGCTGCCCGCCGGACAGGGCGGCGGGTTTGCGCTGCAACAGCGGCTCGATCTGCAAGATCTCTGCCGCCCGCGCCACGCGTTTCCTGATCTCGTCGCGCGCCATCCGCGCGTTTTTCAGACCGAATGACAGGTTCCCCTCGACCGTCATTTGCGGGTAGAGCGCGTAGGACTGGAACACCATGCCGATGCCACGGCCCGAGGGTTCCTCCCACGTCACATTGCGGTCGTTGATGTGGATTTCGCCGTCTGTGACGTCCAGCAGCCCCGCGATGCAGTTGAGCAGCGTGGACTTCCCACAGCCCGACGCACCCAGCAGCACCAGAAACTCGCCCTCGGGTATGTCGATGTTGAGGTTGTCCAGCACGGTCAGCGCGCCGAATTTCAAAGTCAGGTCTTTGACAAGAACAGAAGTCATGGATCAGCCTTTCACCGCGCCCGCGGCGATGCCCCGGACAAACAGCTTGCCGGAGGCGAAGTAGATGATGAGCGGGACAAGACCGGTCAGCAGCGTGGCGGCCATGTTGACGTTGTATTCCTTGATGCCCTGTACCGAATTGACGATGTTGTTCAGCTGCACGGTCATCGGGTAGTCGGCGGGCTTGGTATAGATCACGCCGAACAGGAAGTCGTTCCAGATGCCCGTCACCTGCAGGATGATCGCCACCACGAAGATGGGCAGGGACATGGGCAGCATGATGCGGAAGTAGATGCCCCAGAACCCTGCCCCGTCCACGCGAGCGGCCTTGAATAACTCTTCGGGTACAGAAGTGAAGTAGTTGCGAAACAGCAGCGTCAGGATCGGCATGCCAAAGATCGTGTGCACCAGCACAAGACCCCAGACGTTCCCGTACAGGCCCAGTTCGCGCAGGATGATGACCAGCGGGTACAGCATGACCTGATAGGGGATGAACGCCCCCACGATCAGAATGGTGAAAAAGACCTCGGATCCCTTGAACCTCCAATTTGCAAGCGCGTAGCCGTTCACGGATGCGATTGCGATGGACAGGATCACGGACGGGATCAGGATCTGGACCGAGTTCCAGAACCCGCGGGAAAGACCTTCGCAGTTGATGCCGGTGCACGCCTCGGCCCACGCCTTGACCCAGGGCTGGTAGGTGATCTCGACCGGGGGGGCAAAGATGTTGCCCAGGCGGATTTCGGGCATGCCCTTCAGCGATGTGACAATCATCACGTAGAGCGGCAGTGCATAGTAGGCCGCCACGACAATCAGCGTGCCGTAGAGCATGACATTTGCACGCGAAAAGCGGGGGCGCGGTTTGGGCCCGCGCGGGGTGATTGCATCAGCCACGTTTCTTGCCTCCGAATTCCAGGTAGGCCCACGGGATCAGGATGATGATCACGCTCACCAGCATCATGGTTGACGCGGCAAAGCCCTGGCCCAGGTTCTGGGCGCGGAACATGTAGTTGATGACGTATTTCGCGGGCACCTCGGACGCGATGCCGGGTCCGCCATTGGTCTGGGCCACCACCAGATCGTAGATCTTGATGATCCCGCTCGCGATCAGGACCAGCGCCGTCACAAAGACGGGGCGCATCATCGGAATGATCACGCGGATATAGGTCTTGACGGTACCGATCCCGTCGACGCGGGCCGCTTTCCAGATGTCTTCGTCAATGCCGCGCAGTCCGGCCAGCATGATCACCATGATCAGGCCCGTGCCCTGCCACAACCCGGCAATCAGGATGCCATAGATCACGATGTCGGGGTCGTTCAGCGGGTTGAAGGTAAAGCTGTCCCATCCCATCGACCGGACAACATGCTGCACGCCCAGATCGGGGTTCAGTATCCATTGCCACGCAAGGCCCGTCACAACAAAGCTGAGCGCGAAGGGATAGAGGAAAATGGTGCGAAACACATTCTCCCCCCTGATCTTGCGATCCAGCAAGGCCGCAAGGGTAAACCCGATCAGCAGCGTGAAGATCATCGAGAAAAAGCCGTAAACCGCCAGGTTCTCGATCGAGATCAGCCACCGCCGGGTGCCCCAGAGCCGCTCGTATTGATCGAGCCCCACAAAGTTCAGCTTGGGCAGCAGCTTGGATGACGTGAACGAATACACCACCGTCCAGGCCGTACCGCCCACGAACACAACCAGCGCCGTCAGCACCATCGGCACCGACGCAATCTTGGCCGACAGGTTGCGGAACAGACCCGAAGGCTTCCGCGCTTTGGAAGAAGAAGAGGACATGACCCACCCCATCACATGTCGCACTGCGCCTGCCCGATACGACATCACATCGGGCAGGCGACTGGGAGGCGCGTCTTACTCGGCAGACGCGATGATGTCGGCGTAGCGCGCTTGCGCATCACCGGCAGACATGTCCGAGGTCCAGAACTCGGCCATCAGATCCTCGATCTGGGTCTGGGTGTCGGCGGTCAGATTCATGTCACCCGACGGCAGTACATTGCCTGCGGCCAGGATCTCGAGACCCTTCTGCATACAGTCATTGGCAGCCGACAGATCGATGTCACCGCGCACGGGCAGCGATCCCTTCTTGAGGTTGAACGCCACTTGCGTTTCCGGCGCGATCAGCGTCGAGGCCAGCGCCATCTGCGCCTCTTTCGTGGCCGCATCATCGATCACGGGGAAGTAAAACGCGTCGCCACCGGTATCGAGGATTTCGTTCACCCCCAGACCCGGCAGGCAGGTGTAATCCTCGCCCGCGACCTGACCAGCCACCTGGAATTCGCCCTGCGCCCAGTCGCCCATGATCTGGCCAGCGGCCTGATCGGTGATCACAAGGTTCGTGGCAAGGTTCCAGTCCTGCACATTGGAATTGCGCGCCAGTTCACGGGCATTCGCAACGGCCTCGAACACCGCCGCATATTCCGGGCCCTGCGCTGTCGCGACATCCCGTTCAACCGACACCTTGCGCCACGCGTCGATGCCCGCAATCGCGATGGTGATCGTGCCAAAGGCAAGGTTCTGCTGCCAGCCCTGCTGCCCCATGGCAAGCGGCGTGATCCCCGCCTCTTCCAGCTTGGGCGCGGCGGCGACAAATTCGGTCCAGTTCGCGGGCACCGACAGACCTGCCTTTTCGAACGCCCCGTGGCTCAGCCAGATCCACTGGGCCGAGTGGATGTTGACCGGCACGCAATAAATACGGCCCTCATAGGTGCAGGCATCCAAGAGCGAGGGCGGGTTCACGATGTCTTTCCAGCCCTCGGCCTCGGCCAGGTCGGTCAGATCGGTCATCAGACCCGCCTCGATCAACTCTTCGGCTTGCCGCCCGTGGTTCAACTGCGTGGCGCCCATGGGGTCACCGCCCAGAATGCGGCTGATGATGATGGGGCGCGCGGTGCCGCCCGACCCCGCGATGGCGCCATCCACCCAGGTATTGCCGGTGGCATCGAATGCCTTGGCAAATTCGGCCACAGCCGCGGCTTCGCCCCCGGATGTCCACCAATGCGTGACCTCAAGCTCTCCGGCATGGGCCACGGACGCCGTGCAGAATGCAGCGGACGCCATCAGTTTTGCGATCTTTTTCATAGTGAGTCCTCCCTGACTTCTAAATCGTTATAGTAATTGCTACAACGATTTAGATTTTCCGATCAAGGTAGAATTTTGCTATGGATCGAATTAACTACCGTACGGAACGCAACGGCTTGGTTCCGTTGACATTGCCTTGGGCCATTGTCCGGGCAAACCTGCGGATATGCGCCGGAAGGGGCCCGAAATGACCAAGACCGGCAGCCCGGACACGCCGACCCCCATCGCCCTTAAACCGGGCGAACGCCCGACGCTCAAGACGATTGCGCGTCTGTCGGGCTTGGCTGTGCCCACCGTGTCGCGGGCCTTGGCCGATGCCCCGGACATTCGCAAGAACACCAAGGAACGGGTGCGCGATATCGCCAAGCAGATCGGCTACCGTCCCAACCGCGCGGGCGTGCGGCTGCGCACCGGCCGGACCAACGTGATCAGCATCGTGATGTCGACCGAACACGACATGATGAACCACACCGCGCGGCTGATATCCTCGGTCGCGTCGTCATTGCGTGGCACGCAATACCACATGATCATAACGCCCTATTTCCCGGACGAGGACCCGATGGTGCCCATTCGCTACATCGTGGAAACCGGCAGCGCGGACGGGTTGATCATCAACCAGATCGAACCAGACGATCCGCGCGTCGACTATCTGATTGATCACAAGTTCCCGTTTGTCACCCATGGGCGGACAGCGGCGTGCGACCGGCACGCCTATTTCGACTACGACAACACCAGCTATGGCGCGCTGGCGGTCAAGGCACTGGCCGGGCGCGGGCGCAAACACATTGCCATGCTGGCCCCGCCCCGGAACCAGACCTATGCCCAGAACATGATTGACGGGGCCACGCGCGCGGCCGCTGAATTTGGCGTGCGGTTCTCGGTCATACAAGGGGCCAACGCCCACCAGGACAACCCGGTGATCGAACAGGCGATGATCCCGGTGTTCCAACACGATGACCGCCCCGACGGCCTGATTGCGCCCAGTATCGGCGGGTGCGTCACCATGGTCTCGACCGTTGAACGTCTGGGTTTTGTACTGGAACAGGATTTTGATGTCGTGGCCAAAGAGGCGATCACCTTCCTGCGTCGCTTCCGCTCGGGCATTCTGGTGGTTGAGGAAAACATCGATCAGGCGGGCAACTTCATGGCCCGTGCCCTGATGCACCGGATCAACGCCCCGGACGAGCCCCCTATGCAGGAGCTTGACCGCCCCGACGACCGGGCGTGGCGGTCTGACTAGGTCTTAATTGCGCACCCGGCCAAAGGTGGACAGCCGGTTGATTTCGTCCAGCCGTTCAAGGTTCACAACCGTCGACAGCATAAGCCGGTCCTGGCTCCAGTCGCCGGGCCGTTGGATGGCAATGGCAGTCAGCATGATGGCCCCGATCAGTGGCAGCAGGGTCGCCATGTACAGCAAGCGCGGGTGCCGCAGGTGCCGCATGTCCAAAAGCGAGGTGATCCGCCGTTCCAGAAACGTCATGCGCCCATCGCGCAGGGTGGATCGGTCGGCGGTGACCAATGTCACCTTTGGCACGGCCACGACAAACATCCGGTCGCGTCGCAGGGTTTGCTGACACACGGCCAGCAACGTTTCGCAATAAGCCCGCACATCGATCCGGCCCCGCGTCAGCACCTCGGCATCGCAGGACAGTTCGCGCAGATGTTCGACCTGACGCTTCCAGGCATGATAGGCCGGGTTGAGAAAGAAGAAGGGTTTCAGCGCCTCGAGCACGATCTCCCACTCGATATCGCCCTGGCGCAGGTGCTGGAATTCATGGGCCAGCGACACGCTCAGTTCCTTGGGTTGCCCCAGCATGTGCGACGGGATCACAACATAGTAGTTGCGCAACCCACGCGTGGAAAACGGCACCAGCGTTCTGTCCGACAGTCGCAGACGGATGCGCCCGAACCGCCGCCAGGCATAGCTGGCCGACACGATGCGCCCCAGGCAGAACATGGAAAACACCAACCGCCCGGTCCCGATGATCAGGCCCGCAAAGAAGGCCGCGATCACGGTCCAGGCCACCCACCCTGCCGCGTTGACCACGTTGTTCAGGAACGTATCGCGCAGGTTCACCAACTTTTCGAACTCGGTCGCCTGCATGCTGAAGCCGCCGTTCAGGTAGTAGGCAACCACCATATCCGACAGATTGACGTTCACGCTTTTGGCGTAGCCGCTGGCCTGCAACGCCGCAAAGGCCACGATCAAGAACGGCGACAGCACAATCGCCACAAACACGCTGTTCAGAAGGTGCAATTGCGTGGCGTAGCTGTGCCTGAGGCCCAGCCGGTGAAACAGAAATCGCGCGGCATACCACAAAGCGTAGGCCACGACGAACAGGATATTGGCATTGATAAAAGCGTCGAGCAGCGCGTCACCCGGAATCATTTTTCAACCTCCGATCCACAAGTGCCCGGATTTGCCCCAATGCTTCCTCTGTCAGCGCGTCATCATTGACCAGCCGCGCCACGAGGGACGCAGGCGTGTCATCAAACAGCTTCATCGACAGATCCTTGAGAGAGCGGGTCTGGTACGCATCCTTGCCCAGCGTCGGCTTGAAGACATGGCGCTTGCCATCCTTGCGGCTGGTCACAAATTCCTTTTGCTCCAGGATGCGCAGGATGGTCGCGGCCGAGGTATAGGCCAGGTCCCGACCTTCCGGCAGCTGGTCCAGAACGTCCCGTACGGTCCCCTCGCCCAGGTCCCAAAGCTCGGTCATGAACTCCAGTTCCACCTCGGTCAGCAGGTCGCTTTTCTTCTTTTGTCTCATTCCGTCCTATCCAAGACACATCGCTCACTCGTCACACCGGCCGAGTAAATACGAAGTCTTTCGTTTTACAAAACGCTTTCTCACACCTTCCAGAAGCAGAAAACGCCCCAACCAAGGGCAAGGCCCAGCGGAATCCACAGCGGCTGGCCCATCAGCCCCAGCCACGCCAGAAAGATGTAGGCCGACCCCAGAAGCGAGATGAACAGCCGATCCCCCAATGTCGTGGTCAGCCCCAGGATACCGCGCCGTTCGATCCCGTCACGGTACTTGACCACCTCAAGCACACCGATGATCGCAATGGCCCCGAAGATGCCGCAGAACAGGGCGAAAGTGGCAGGCGTCCATGCCATCCAGAAGCTGGGCCAAAGCGGGTCCGTCCACGAAAACCCCTTGTCTTCCTGAGTGTTGGCGACATTGCCCCACCCTTGGGCAAGTGCCTTGGTCGGCAGAAGGGCTGCAAGCCAGAGAAGTCGTTTCATCACACCCTCCCCAGGGCAAAGCCCTTGGCGATGTAGTTGCGCACAAAGTAGATCACGATGGCCCCGGGGATGATCGTCAGCGTCCCCGCCGCCGCCAGCAGTCCCAATTCGTAGCCCGCGGACGACGCCGTCTTGGTCATCTCGGCGGCGATGGGTTTGGCCTGCACCGCCGTCAGCGTCTTGGCCAGCAGCAACTCGACCCACGAGAACATGAAACAGAAGAACGCCGCCACACCCACGCCCGCCTTGATCGTGGGCAGAAAGATCACGACGAAGAAGCGCGGGAAGGAATAGCCGTCGACATAGGCCGTCTCGTCCAGTTCCTTGGGCACACCGCCCATGAACCCCTCCAAAATCCACACAGCCAGCGGGATGTTGAACAGGCAATGCGCCAGCGCCACCGCGATATGCGTGTCAAACAGACCGACCGAGGAATAGAGTTGGAAAAACGGCAACGCGAACACCGCCGCCGGGGCCATGCGGTTTGTCAGCAACCAGAAAAACAACTGCTTGTCCCCAAGGAACCGATAGCGCGAGAACGCGTAGGCCGCAGGCAAGGCCACGCAAACCGAGATCACGGTGTTCAGTGACACATAGATGATCGAGTTGATGTAGCCCCAGTACCAGCTCGGGTCGGTGAAAATGACCTTGTAGTTGTCCAGCGTGAAGGTCTGCGGGAAAAGGGAAAACCCCGACAGGATCTCGTTCGTGGTTTTGAACGACATCGCCACCAGCCAATAGATCGGCAGCATCAGAAACGCGATATAGAGGATCGGGATGAGGGAGCGTTTACGCATGGCAAACACCTCGCCCAATGGGTTGTTCGGCAGAACTGAGGGCTTGCACGCCCCCCCGGGGTGGGCATGCCCGGCGGTGCCCGCCGAGCGTGACTTGGATCAGACGATAAGACCTCATTGCGCATCATCCTTCGTCATCAGGGTGTAGAACAACCACGACACCAGCAGCGTGATCGCGAAATAGATCAGGCTCATCGCCGCCGCAGGGCCAAGGTCGAACTGCCCCAGGGCAATCTTGACCAGATCAATCGACAGCAATGTCGTCGAATTCCCGGGCCCGCCACCGGTCAGAACAAACGGCTCCGTATAGATGTTGAAGCTGTCCATGAACCGCAGCA
This DNA window, taken from uncultured Tateyamaria sp., encodes the following:
- a CDS encoding DUF2160 domain-containing protein, which produces MAWTPATFALFCGIFGAIAIIGVLEVVKYRDGIERRGILGLTTTLGDRLFISLLGSAYIFLAWLGLMGQPLWIPLGLALGWGVFCFWKV
- a CDS encoding sugar ABC transporter permease, which translates into the protein MSSSSSKARKPSGLFRNLSAKIASVPMVLTALVVFVGGTAWTVVYSFTSSKLLPKLNFVGLDQYERLWGTRRWLISIENLAVYGFFSMIFTLLIGFTLAALLDRKIRGENVFRTIFLYPFALSFVVTGLAWQWILNPDLGVQHVVRSMGWDSFTFNPLNDPDIVIYGILIAGLWQGTGLIMVIMLAGLRGIDEDIWKAARVDGIGTVKTYIRVIIPMMRPVFVTALVLIASGIIKIYDLVVAQTNGGPGIASEVPAKYVINYMFRAQNLGQGFAASTMMLVSVIIILIPWAYLEFGGKKRG
- a CDS encoding M56 family metallopeptidase, which encodes MIPGDALLDAFINANILFVVAYALWYAARFLFHRLGLRHSYATQLHLLNSVFVAIVLSPFLIVAFAALQASGYAKSVNVNLSDMVVAYYLNGGFSMQATEFEKLVNLRDTFLNNVVNAAGWVAWTVIAAFFAGLIIGTGRLVFSMFCLGRIVSASYAWRRFGRIRLRLSDRTLVPFSTRGLRNYYVVIPSHMLGQPKELSVSLAHEFQHLRQGDIEWEIVLEALKPFFFLNPAYHAWKRQVEHLRELSCDAEVLTRGRIDVRAYCETLLAVCQQTLRRDRMFVVAVPKVTLVTADRSTLRDGRMTFLERRITSLLDMRHLRHPRLLYMATLLPLIGAIMLTAIAIQRPGDWSQDRLMLSTVVNLERLDEINRLSTFGRVRN
- a CDS encoding carbohydrate ABC transporter permease, with the protein product MRKRSLIPILYIAFLMLPIYWLVAMSFKTTNEILSGFSLFPQTFTLDNYKVIFTDPSWYWGYINSIIYVSLNTVISVCVALPAAYAFSRYRFLGDKQLFFWLLTNRMAPAAVFALPFFQLYSSVGLFDTHIAVALAHCLFNIPLAVWILEGFMGGVPKELDETAYVDGYSFPRFFVVIFLPTIKAGVGVAAFFCFMFSWVELLLAKTLTAVQAKPIAAEMTKTASSAGYELGLLAAAGTLTIIPGAIVIYFVRNYIAKGFALGRV
- a CDS encoding ABC transporter ATP-binding protein — protein: MTSVLVKDLTLKFGALTVLDNLNIDIPEGEFLVLLGASGCGKSTLLNCIAGLLDVTDGEIHINDRNVTWEEPSGRGIGMVFQSYALYPQMTVEGNLSFGLKNARMARDEIRKRVARAAEILQIEPLLQRKPAALSGGQRQRVAIGRALVRDVDVFLFDEPLSNLDAKLRADLRVEIKRLHHNLKNTMIYVTHDQVEAMTLADRIAIMKGGIIQQLDTPTEIYNRPTNKYVAGFIGSPEINFFEGSVEDGVFVTATQRFSLEGYTFQGAAQNGPAWLGIRPEHIVSGDGARHLPVTAEVTIDIVEPMGSDTLAWADLAGVPVRIRMDGQAAVSTGDSILIGFDPARASLFDKTTEERV
- a CDS encoding carbohydrate ABC transporter permease; the encoded protein is MADAITPRGPKPRPRFSRANVMLYGTLIVVAAYYALPLYVMIVTSLKGMPEIRLGNIFAPPVEITYQPWVKAWAEACTGINCEGLSRGFWNSVQILIPSVILSIAIASVNGYALANWRFKGSEVFFTILIVGAFIPYQVMLYPLVIILRELGLYGNVWGLVLVHTIFGMPILTLLFRNYFTSVPEELFKAARVDGAGFWGIYFRIMLPMSLPIFVVAIILQVTGIWNDFLFGVIYTKPADYPMTVQLNNIVNSVQGIKEYNVNMAATLLTGLVPLIIYFASGKLFVRGIAAGAVKG
- a CDS encoding ABC transporter substrate-binding protein, giving the protein MKKIAKLMASAAFCTASVAHAGELEVTHWWTSGGEAAAVAEFAKAFDATGNTWVDGAIAGSGGTARPIIISRILGGDPMGATQLNHGRQAEELIEAGLMTDLTDLAEAEGWKDIVNPPSLLDACTYEGRIYCVPVNIHSAQWIWLSHGAFEKAGLSVPANWTEFVAAAPKLEEAGITPLAMGQQGWQQNLAFGTITIAIAGIDAWRKVSVERDVATAQGPEYAAVFEAVANARELARNSNVQDWNLATNLVITDQAAGQIMGDWAQGEFQVAGQVAGEDYTCLPGLGVNEILDTGGDAFYFPVIDDAATKEAQMALASTLIAPETQVAFNLKKGSLPVRGDIDLSAANDCMQKGLEILAAGNVLPSGDMNLTADTQTQIEDLMAEFWTSDMSAGDAQARYADIIASAE
- a CDS encoding LacI family transcriptional regulator, which produces MTKTGSPDTPTPIALKPGERPTLKTIARLSGLAVPTVSRALADAPDIRKNTKERVRDIAKQIGYRPNRAGVRLRTGRTNVISIVMSTEHDMMNHTARLISSVASSLRGTQYHMIITPYFPDEDPMVPIRYIVETGSADGLIINQIEPDDPRVDYLIDHKFPFVTHGRTAACDRHAYFDYDNTSYGALAVKALAGRGRKHIAMLAPPRNQTYAQNMIDGATRAAAEFGVRFSVIQGANAHQDNPVIEQAMIPVFQHDDRPDGLIAPSIGGCVTMVSTVERLGFVLEQDFDVVAKEAITFLRRFRSGILVVEENIDQAGNFMARALMHRINAPDEPPMQELDRPDDRAWRSD
- a CDS encoding BlaI/MecI/CopY family transcriptional regulator is translated as MRQKKKSDLLTEVELEFMTELWDLGEGTVRDVLDQLPEGRDLAYTSAATILRILEQKEFVTSRKDGKRHVFKPTLGKDAYQTRSLKDLSMKLFDDTPASLVARLVNDDALTEEALGQIRALVDRRLKNDSG